The Dreissena polymorpha isolate Duluth1 chromosome 9, UMN_Dpol_1.0, whole genome shotgun sequence genome contains the following window.
TGCTCATcacctcaaggtagttaagcttcccataaagcttctttgaattccagtcagtagttgggggggggaccagaattgcactatatgtacagttaatagaaaatttcaaagggccataactctgtgaaaaatcatccgaccagaatcggctgataatatgaacatctcctcttggtagtgaagcttcccataaagtttaattgaattccggtcattaattgctgagaaatagcccggacaaaaattgtgcacggacggacacacgcacggacagacgaagcggcgactatatgctcaccccaaaaaatttgggggagcataaaaatcatttgaacataaattaccccaaaatataaatatgtaagcaTTTCTTTgcgacaatggggcttaatgcatatatgATAATCGGTGTGACGGGAAACTGTTAGTTAATCAGGCGtaaaataatatcaaaacaaaatccattaaatattaataaaacaacactttttaatCTTTCTGTATATCTACATGATTTAGTCAATAAACACAAAGTGACTTTTCATCTCGCttcgttgtatttttttaaagaattacaCGCCGAATCGTGAGTGAGATAACTAAGATAGACAATCACAGTAAAACGTACTTTCGGAAGGGCATCTTTGCCCGCGCCCAGATCTCCGTATCCGGCTCCGTGATGCCCCTCTCCTCCATGAGCCGTTTCGCCTCGGACGCGATCATCGCCCAGATCTTGGCCAGCACGATGGGGCTGTACTGACACACCCACAGGTCGCTCCACTTACCCTTCTCGTCCCGCCCCTGGCCCCTGTTCTCTATCAACTCGTACAGGTCGCCGGCCGCGGGGTTCACGAAAGGGCACATGACGCGGTGGTATCGGTACCAGGCCTCGTGGCGGCAGTTCTCGCTGCAGTAGCGCTCCCTCTGACATCCGCTGCACGTGACTCCCCTCACATCCGGCCAGTGCCCGATCGCGAACGTCTGCAAATCTTCCGGAAGTGAGTCAAACGTGGGGCCGAAAAACTGCTGCACCGTGACCATGGAGTTTCCGCAATGACCGCACGCCGGCTGTTGGATGCAGCTTATCAACTGACCGATGACTACTGGTGTGTCGTCAAACGCGTTCTCCTCTGTAAACCAGCAAGCAATACTGAGCTCGTAGAAAGTAGTAAACTCATACAAGTTCTATGACGCATGAATTTACGTGAATGAAAAATGTGCGGTATATATCATACGGTGAAATCGGCTATGCAACTGTTTATTTTGGGGGTCCCGATTTCGCAATTACCGGTAATACAACATTGGTCACAAGTAAAAGCTTAAGCATTGATCTCCATACCTGGTTTTAGCGACTCGGTGGCCACTACAGCCCGACCGTAGTCCGTGAATTTCACCTTGACCGGAAATTCGTATGTGAGGGGTCCGTATATCCGGTCCACGCGCACCTGTTGGAAAAGCATCGCCGCCTCGAGGTCCTTCCTCCGATCCGCTTCCGGCACCATTTCCGTGGCCTTCCGCAGCCAGAATTCCGACATTACCGGGAGCTTCAATTTCTGTAGGAGCTTTCCTGCAACATATGACTGAatctatatttgtatttaaacatattttgagtTGCCTAATTGTTACAGTATTAAAACATCGAATATACACATGATTCAATACGTATGCAACGTATATGTTTTCCAAAGTTATTATCGTACTACCGTgcataaaaaataagaattagttGTAACAATTTTTGTGTTGTGTGTGGAGGGAGAGAGGATTGAGTTACTGGTCATGCATGGAGACATGCGCAGGACGGGGTTGTCACACAAGCCTTGCCTCCCAGCTTCCATGCTTCCACAAACCGGAACGGCTTTGGAATCATAACGAGGTTCTTCAGCGCATGCGCAGGCTCTTCCAAATCATCAAACACCATGGCGCGCATGTGCAGCAGACGATAGTTGCCCGGATCTTTTCCCAGAGCAACGTGACAACACTGGAGCGCCTCCTCGAGTCGCCCGTCACTCCGCGCATTGTAAGCCATCACGCCGAACGACGCTGCTTCTTTGCGCTTCGACAGCGGCACGTCGGCTGGTTTAACAATGTCCGCTATGTCGATTGTGTACTTCTTAAGCAAGATCTCTACTTCGTGTTTGTACAGTTCGTCATCTCCTGGGTAAACGTCCTGCGAGCACAGCTCCACCGCCTTGTAGGTCTTCTCCGGTATCCCCTGCGCTCTCTCGTCGTAGTCACTTACGATCTCGTCCTGGAGTAACCGCAGACTCTCCACTATCTTCTCGTTCTTCGAATCTAGCGTTAGTCCCTCGTTCAGAAATTTGTAACTCTCTTCGAACCGTTTCAGTTTTAGCGCCGCCCTTCCCGCAGCTATTAGGGCCGGAACGTGTTTGGGTTCGAGCCTCAGCGCGGACTTGGCGTCCTCTAAGGCCTGTCGATAGAGCCCCTTCTCGGAAAAGAGGGTGGACCTGTCCAAAAAAGGGCCGGGGTCAGTCTTTACAGCGCCTATCACGGCTGAGAGCGCTACTATCTTCTTGTCGGCGTCTGTGAGGTCACCCATTGTGTCTGAAAATTAAAATATACGTGGTAATTAAGATGTATTGCCTCAGATAGGAAAAGATCCAGAAAAAAGCACGGCGCTGCTCACGGCTTCTTTTTGCCacgctcccccccccccaaaaaaaaaagcaaaaaacgtTGGATCCAACATGTGTATGATATCATACATATGACAGATTTGTTACTTACACAGGTAAGCAAATAGCAAACAATATATAACTCGGATCAATAAATACCAGGATAAGACCAAACAGGTTTGTTGTTTCTTCTAATCCGACAGACTCAAACTTTTGCGTCGACTCATTCTTTTTCGTGACATTCCAGGTGAAATGTTTGACCAGTTTGATACGTGCGATCTATGGACTAAATTCGCTTGAAACCATACTaatttgattacgaaaaaaagttaaatatatattgtcgGATATTTCTACattgcaatatatttatttaagaggGAAATaacttgttaataaaaaaaaaaagttaagccCACCTTTCTATCCTATGTAGGGAGaatttagtggaaacaaacaatgtGTTTCGCCTGAAAAATGAGAGTATCCGTACGTATGGACACTTGTAGTGAATTTAGAGAGAAATATCTCCAGAATAATCGCTGGTTGTTGACGCAACTCTTGCTTCTTATTAATGCCTTGTCCCTTTAGACTTACTCCTTTTTAGCAGTATTCTGTACCTTACTTACATATGTATCTTTTATATTTCCATAACATACCACAAATCCGTTTCTCAATCCAATACCCGTATcacaaataaaattgtaatatcatataagtattaaaattataaaaaacaaataacatgatAACGTACAAGCCTCATAACCTGTATGCAGCTCACTCTGATATTCCTCCTAGCACACACATAAACACAGACACCTATGTGCCCTACACATTGAGTATACCTAGCATCTCGACTCTGTGAACGTATCAGTTCCCATGGTAACCACGTGCAGATGCGCGCCCCAGCTGGCAGAGACAAGTGTTTCAAGTTAGACTGTTGCGCCTGACACCACGGGGCGTAGCGTCCGTCGCGTGATAGGGATCGACCCTGCATGCATGATTATTACGTCATCAAAGATGCCATGACAATACTGCGACTATCATTTAAATGTAGTTGTTCTAGTTTTTGGGATACTTTCTAGTGCTTCCGTCGGCTACTACAATCGTTGCATAcgacacggactctagatgagagtcaatatacgctccgtgcatACGATGACGAgttagaaaaagaagaaaaagaataatgagaagaagaagaagttgttgattatgatgatgatgatgataatgatgatgatgatgatgacgacgacaacGATGATAACGACGACGACCActacgacgacgatgatgatga
Protein-coding sequences here:
- the LOC127844710 gene encoding uncharacterized protein LOC127844710, with translation MGDLTDADKKIVALSAVIGAVKTDPGPFLDRSTLFSEKGLYRQALEDAKSALRLEPKHVPALIAAGRAALKLKRFEESYKFLNEGLTLDSKNEKIVESLRLLQDEIVSDYDERAQGIPEKTYKAVELCSQDVYPGDDELYKHEVEILLKKYTIDIADIVKPADVPLSKRKEAASFGVMAYNARSDGRLEEALQCCHVALGKDPGNYRLLHMRAMVFDDLEEPAHALKNLVMIPKPFRFVEAWKLGGKACVTTPSCIQSYVAGKLLQKLKLPVMSEFWLRKATEMVPEADRRKDLEAAMLFQQVRVDRIYGPLTYEFPVKVKFTDYGRAVVATESLKPEENAFDDTPVVIGQLISCIQQPACGHCGNSMVTVQQFFGPTFDSLPEDLQTFAIGHWPDVRGVTCSGCQRERYCSENCRHEAWYRYHRVMCPFVNPAAGDLYELIENRGQGRDEKGKWSDLWVCQYSPIVLAKIWAMIASEAKRLMEERGITEPDTEIWARAKMPFRKFISYGSMSAAQKMPEIFKLMQRIFEACDGTLSYKISEAEFEARYYQATCNLQAFAASVTPKTAFMDNLVKTGDIRALRLLRFLEENDRSAGVSFAGMFPLHACLNHACDNNVYVMDGFVNGKPAVHVRVRRHIRPGDELFTTYIDTAMPRKLRRAWLCKSFNFWCNCRRCQFEGDDSSTCTECKKAASGDRNFPGCSRCRKAWYCSTACQKKAWARGHRDICSLEHTAVQMGVSATGS